One Pseudochaenichthys georgianus chromosome 4, fPseGeo1.2, whole genome shotgun sequence DNA window includes the following coding sequences:
- the fstl3 gene encoding follistatin-related protein 3, translating into MIFFVPVFAVLLTLYQIGRNPASAGMCWLQQSQDQRCDMVLMRGVTREECCAGGRLDTAWSNSSLPMNEVSLLGFLGIVSCKPCKETCDGVKCRPGKVCRVKMGRPQCVCAPDCSQITRKHAVCGSDGRSYKDECTILMARCMGHPDLEVMYQGDCKKSCSNVVCPGTHTCVTDQTNSAHCVMCRTTPCPMPMLSEQPICGNDNITYRSACHLRRATCFLGHSIGVRHYGQCSNPPRKPQDFEGSEENAV; encoded by the exons ATGATCTTTTTTGTTCCTGTTTTTGCTGTGCTTCTCACTTTGTATCAGATTGGGAGGAATCCTGCCAGTG CGGGGATGTGCTGGCTGCAGCAGAGTCAGGACCAGAGGTGCGACATGGTGCTGATGAGAGGGGTGACCAGAGAAGAGTGCTGTGCCGGGGGCCGCCTGGACACAGCCTGGTCCAACTCCAGCCTGCCCATGAATGAGGTCAGCCTGCTGGGCTTCCTCGGAATTGTCTCTTGTAAACCATGCAaag AGACTTGCGATGGAGTCAAATGCAGACCCGGGAAGGTTTGCAGAGTGAAGATGGGAAGGCCTCAGTGTGTGTGCGCTCCAGACTGCTCTCAAATTACCCGGAAGCACGCTGTGTGCGGCAGCGACGGGCGATCATACAAGGATGAGTGTACTATTCTGATGGCCCGCTGCATGGGGCACCCCGACCTGGAGGTCATGTACCAAGGAGACTGTAAAA AGTCGTGCTCCAACGTGGTGTGTCCCGGTACCCACACCTGTGTGACTGACCAGACCAACAGCGCTCACTGTGTCATGTGCCGCACAACTCCCTGCCCAATGCCCATGCTATCTGAGCAGCCAATCTGTGGCAACGACAACATCACTTACCGCAGCGCCTGCCACCTTCGCCGCGCCACCTGCTTCCTCGGCCACTCCATAGGAGTCCGCCACTACGGCCAGTGCAGCA ATCCTCCTCGGAAACCTCAAGATTTCGAAGGCAGTGAGGAGAACGCAGTCTAG